One Novosphingobium sp. EMRT-2 DNA segment encodes these proteins:
- a CDS encoding argininosuccinate synthase, translating into MSDIKRVVLAYSGGLDTSVILKWLQVTYNCEVVTFTADLGQGEELGPARAKAELMGVKAEHIYIDDLREEFVRDFVFPMMRANARYEGDYLLGTSIARPLISKRLIEIAKETGADAVAHGATGKGNDQVRFELSAYALDPSIKVIAPWREWDLTSRTALIAWAEKHQIPVPKDKRGESPFSTDANLLHTSSEGKVLENPWDETPDYVYSRTVNPEDAPDQPEYITIDFEKGDGVALNGEAMSPATLLTALNELGRKHGIGRLDLVENRFVGMKSRGMYETPGGTIYAAAHRGIESITLDRGAAHLKDELMPKYAELIYNGFWFAPEREMLQAAIDHSQARVNGTVRLKLYKGLASVVGRKSPDSLYSERHVTFEDDAGAYDQKDAAGFIKLNALRLRLLAQRDR; encoded by the coding sequence ATGTCCGATATCAAGCGCGTCGTCCTTGCCTATTCCGGCGGCCTTGACACCTCCGTCATCCTCAAGTGGCTGCAGGTGACCTACAATTGCGAGGTCGTGACCTTCACCGCCGATCTCGGACAGGGCGAGGAACTCGGGCCGGCGCGCGCCAAGGCCGAACTGATGGGCGTGAAGGCCGAGCATATCTACATCGACGACCTGCGCGAGGAATTCGTGCGCGATTTCGTGTTCCCGATGATGCGCGCCAATGCCCGCTACGAAGGCGATTACCTGCTCGGCACCTCGATCGCGCGCCCGCTGATCTCCAAGCGCCTGATCGAGATCGCCAAGGAAACCGGCGCCGACGCGGTCGCCCACGGCGCCACCGGCAAGGGCAACGACCAGGTCCGCTTCGAGCTTTCGGCCTATGCGCTCGATCCCTCGATCAAGGTCATCGCCCCCTGGCGCGAATGGGACCTCACCAGCCGCACCGCGCTGATCGCCTGGGCGGAAAAGCACCAGATCCCGGTGCCCAAGGACAAGCGCGGCGAAAGCCCGTTTTCGACCGACGCCAACCTCCTGCACACCTCGTCCGAAGGCAAGGTGCTGGAAAACCCGTGGGACGAGACGCCGGACTACGTCTATTCGCGCACGGTCAACCCGGAGGACGCGCCCGACCAGCCGGAATACATCACGATCGATTTCGAGAAGGGTGACGGCGTCGCGCTCAATGGCGAGGCGATGAGCCCGGCCACGCTGCTGACCGCGCTCAACGAACTCGGCCGCAAGCACGGCATCGGCCGGCTCGACCTTGTCGAGAACCGCTTCGTCGGCATGAAGAGCCGCGGCATGTACGAGACGCCGGGCGGCACGATCTATGCCGCCGCGCACCGGGGCATCGAATCGATCACGCTCGACCGGGGGGCCGCGCACCTCAAGGACGAGTTGATGCCCAAGTATGCAGAGCTGATCTACAACGGCTTCTGGTTCGCGCCCGAGCGCGAGATGCTGCAGGCCGCGATCGATCATTCGCAAGCGCGCGTAAACGGCACCGTGCGGCTCAAGCTCTACAAGGGTCTTGCCTCGGTGGTCGGCCGCAAGTCGCCCGACAGCCTCTATTCGGAACGGCACGTGACGTTCGAGGACGATGCCGGCGCTTATGACCAGAAGGACGC
- a CDS encoding cyclopropane-fatty-acyl-phospholipid synthase family protein, whose protein sequence is MWLLDQMLRRLIRKGRLIVIDHDGREYAYGPGTDAPLRIRLTDKGASTHIARYPRVGAGEAYMDGRMVIEPPHDIRDLVLFVALNAEGDHERALGAKGPLRKLADKAAATIDSFNDRRSARKNAEYTYNLTRRLYELFLDEDRQYTMAYYRDPAISLEQAQLDKKAHIAAKLHLERATSSGKRVLDIGCGWGGLALYLHRHYDVDVLGVALAPDQIEFCRERAAELGVADRVKFELMDYRDVQGEFDRITSVGLLEHVGTPQYPAFFEHTHRLLKPDGVMFSHCCGRAGPPGKTDAWTRKYIFPGGYIPALSELVSESEKAGWQVTDVEAMRFHYAHTLEEWYNRTRLHRDEIVALYDERFYRMWEFYLAGAEQAFRYGGLVNWQLQYVKRRDAIPMIRDRMVEESARLRANDTAPEWHLDPALKQAAE, encoded by the coding sequence ATGTGGCTGCTTGACCAGATGCTTCGCCGGCTGATCCGCAAGGGTCGGCTCATCGTCATCGATCACGATGGCAGGGAATACGCCTATGGGCCGGGCACGGACGCGCCCTTGCGCATCCGGCTGACCGACAAGGGCGCCTCGACGCACATCGCGCGCTATCCGCGCGTGGGCGCGGGCGAGGCCTATATGGACGGGCGGATGGTGATCGAACCGCCGCACGACATCCGCGATCTGGTGCTGTTCGTGGCGCTCAACGCCGAGGGCGATCACGAGCGCGCGCTGGGCGCCAAGGGGCCGTTGCGCAAGCTGGCGGACAAGGCCGCCGCCACGATCGACAGCTTCAACGACCGGCGCTCGGCCCGCAAGAACGCCGAATATACCTACAACCTCACCCGCCGGCTCTACGAACTGTTCCTCGACGAGGACCGGCAATACACGATGGCCTATTACCGCGATCCGGCGATCAGCCTGGAACAGGCGCAGCTCGACAAGAAGGCGCACATAGCGGCCAAGCTCCATCTCGAGCGCGCCACCTCGTCGGGCAAGCGCGTGCTCGACATCGGCTGCGGCTGGGGCGGCCTCGCGCTCTACCTGCACCGGCATTACGACGTGGACGTGCTGGGCGTGGCGCTCGCGCCCGACCAGATCGAGTTCTGCCGCGAACGCGCCGCCGAACTGGGTGTGGCGGACCGCGTGAAGTTCGAGCTGATGGACTATCGCGACGTGCAGGGCGAATTCGACCGGATCACCTCGGTCGGTCTGCTGGAGCATGTGGGCACGCCGCAGTATCCGGCGTTCTTCGAGCATACCCACCGCCTGCTCAAGCCCGATGGGGTGATGTTCTCTCACTGCTGCGGCCGCGCCGGCCCTCCCGGCAAGACCGACGCGTGGACCCGCAAGTACATCTTCCCCGGCGGCTATATCCCCGCCCTTTCCGAGCTGGTGAGCGAGAGCGAGAAGGCCGGCTGGCAGGTGACCGACGTGGAGGCCATGCGCTTCCATTACGCGCACACGCTGGAGGAATGGTACAACCGCACGCGGCTGCACCGCGACGAGATCGTGGCGCTCTATGACGAGCGGTTCTACCGCATGTGGGAATTCTACCTGGCCGGGGCGGAGCAGGCGTTCCGCTATGGCGGGCTGGTCAACTGGCAGCTGCAGTACGTGAAGCGGCGCGACGCGATCCCGATGATCCGCGACCGGATGGTGGAGGAAAGCGCCCGCCTGCGCGCCAACGATACCGCGCCGGAATGGCATCTCGATCCCGCGCTGAAGCAGGCGGCGGAATAG
- a CDS encoding 2OG-Fe(II) oxygenase family protein, which produces MTLFAPAIAPQAMEAAANALAIEGHARIEPVLDADAATRLCAFLTDTAPWMRVMNQEAKTWDLDIGELQALSAHQAEQMTKIIHDQARHGFQFLFDSVRVSEDPAERTARGLPIDDLVSAFNTPEWLDVFSRLTGVPEIAMVDGQATRYLPGHFLTAHDDDVDGKNRVAAYVLNLTPEWRTEWGGLLQFHDGEGDVTHALKPRFNALHLLKVPQVHSVSHVAPFAGGPRLSITGWLRR; this is translated from the coding sequence ATGACCCTGTTTGCCCCCGCTATCGCTCCCCAGGCCATGGAAGCGGCCGCGAACGCCCTAGCCATCGAGGGGCACGCCCGAATCGAACCGGTGCTCGATGCCGATGCCGCAACCCGTCTCTGCGCCTTTCTTACCGATACGGCGCCATGGATGCGCGTGATGAACCAGGAGGCGAAGACCTGGGATCTCGATATCGGGGAACTGCAAGCTCTGTCCGCCCACCAGGCCGAGCAGATGACGAAGATCATACACGACCAGGCCCGCCACGGCTTCCAGTTCCTGTTCGACAGCGTCCGCGTTTCGGAAGATCCGGCGGAGCGGACGGCGCGCGGCTTGCCGATCGACGATCTGGTATCAGCGTTCAACACGCCGGAATGGCTCGATGTATTCAGCCGGCTGACGGGCGTTCCCGAGATTGCCATGGTCGATGGACAGGCGACGCGCTACCTGCCGGGGCACTTCCTCACGGCGCATGACGACGATGTCGACGGCAAGAACCGCGTGGCCGCCTATGTCCTCAACCTCACCCCGGAATGGCGCACCGAATGGGGCGGCCTGCTCCAGTTCCACGATGGCGAGGGCGACGTGACCCACGCGCTGAAACCGCGGTTCAATGCGCTGCATCTGTTGAAAGTGCCGCAAGTCCACAGCGTCTCGCACGTCGCCCCTTTCGCCGGCGGGCCGCGCCTTTCGATCACCGGCTGGCTGCGCCGCTGA
- a CDS encoding S46 family peptidase: protein MRRILLASAALAAPFLLAAPAHADEGMWTFDAFPAATMKKDYGWAPDQKWLDRVRASAVRLTGGCSASFVSPDGLILTNHHCVVECAQNLSTQQADLVANGFIAARREEERKCPGQQAEVVTAITDVTADVKGAIGALVGEALVKARDAKIAEIEKAGCKDTATTRCQVVTLFGGGQYKLYTYRKYSDVRLVWAPEFQAAFFGGDPDNFNYPRYALDASFLRAYENGKPVKVAAFLKWSPRAPQPGEATFVVGNPGSTQRLFTSDQLAFQRAVSLPLNNRVLSELRGRLLSAMEQNAERKREGGDTLFGIENSLKVYIGREQALNDPAFVKVLADNEAALKAKAAGNAAIGNPWGDVAKAVSAYRDLYVPYRFIHPMSDLYDYAQSLVRAADERAKPNAERLPGFTDSQLPLLEKEVLDERPIYPWLEQLKLEWSLSKAREALGADDAQTRLMLGRESPEGLAARLVGGTTLADPAVRKALWQGGKAAIDASTDPLIVYARQLDARDRELQKQVDERYQGPLAAAGAKLADARFAAYGDSVYPDATFTLRISYGKVAGWKERGQDVAPVTTMGGAFARATGADPFVLAKAFVANEAKIDKSTPYDFVTTNDIIGGNSGSPVVDKDGAVIGAAFDGNIHSLGGNYGYQPEVNRTVVVSTAAVQQALEKIYPAPALVRELSGK from the coding sequence ATGCGCCGTATTCTTCTCGCTTCCGCGGCCCTTGCCGCGCCGTTCCTGCTCGCCGCGCCGGCCCACGCCGATGAAGGCATGTGGACGTTCGATGCCTTTCCGGCCGCGACGATGAAGAAGGATTATGGCTGGGCGCCCGATCAGAAGTGGCTGGACCGCGTGCGCGCCTCCGCCGTGCGGTTGACCGGTGGCTGTTCGGCCAGCTTCGTTTCGCCCGATGGCCTGATCCTCACCAACCATCATTGCGTGGTCGAATGCGCGCAGAACCTTTCGACGCAGCAGGCTGATCTCGTCGCCAACGGCTTCATCGCCGCCCGGCGCGAGGAGGAGCGCAAGTGCCCCGGCCAGCAGGCCGAGGTCGTCACCGCGATCACCGACGTGACGGCCGACGTGAAGGGTGCGATCGGCGCGCTGGTGGGCGAGGCGCTGGTCAAGGCGCGCGACGCCAAGATCGCCGAGATCGAGAAGGCCGGATGCAAGGATACCGCGACCACGCGCTGCCAGGTCGTCACGCTGTTCGGCGGCGGGCAGTACAAGCTCTACACCTACCGCAAGTATTCCGACGTGCGCCTGGTCTGGGCGCCCGAGTTCCAGGCCGCGTTCTTCGGGGGCGATCCGGACAACTTCAACTATCCGCGCTATGCGCTCGATGCCTCGTTCCTGCGCGCTTACGAGAACGGCAAGCCGGTGAAAGTGGCGGCGTTCCTCAAGTGGAGTCCGCGCGCGCCGCAGCCCGGCGAGGCGACGTTCGTGGTCGGCAACCCCGGCTCCACGCAGCGCCTGTTCACTTCCGACCAGCTCGCCTTCCAGCGCGCGGTTTCGCTGCCGCTGAACAACCGCGTGCTGTCCGAACTGCGCGGACGCCTGCTTTCGGCGATGGAGCAGAACGCCGAACGCAAGCGCGAGGGCGGCGATACCCTGTTCGGCATCGAGAACAGCCTCAAGGTCTATATCGGGCGCGAGCAGGCGCTGAACGATCCGGCTTTCGTCAAGGTGCTGGCCGATAACGAGGCGGCGCTCAAGGCGAAGGCCGCTGGCAATGCCGCGATCGGCAATCCGTGGGGCGATGTCGCCAAGGCCGTCAGCGCCTATCGCGATCTCTACGTGCCCTATCGCTTCATCCACCCGATGAGCGACCTTTACGATTACGCGCAGTCGCTGGTCCGCGCGGCGGACGAACGCGCCAAGCCCAATGCCGAGCGGCTGCCCGGCTTCACCGATTCGCAGCTGCCGCTGCTCGAAAAGGAAGTGCTGGACGAACGGCCGATCTATCCGTGGCTGGAACAGTTGAAGCTGGAATGGAGCCTTTCGAAGGCGCGCGAGGCGCTGGGTGCGGACGATGCGCAGACCAGGCTGATGCTGGGCCGGGAATCGCCCGAAGGGCTGGCGGCGCGGCTGGTGGGCGGCACCACGCTGGCCGATCCGGCGGTTCGCAAGGCGCTGTGGCAGGGCGGCAAGGCAGCGATCGATGCCTCGACCGATCCGCTGATCGTCTATGCCCGCCAGCTCGACGCGCGCGATCGGGAGCTCCAGAAGCAGGTCGACGAACGCTATCAGGGGCCGCTGGCCGCCGCCGGGGCGAAGCTCGCTGATGCACGGTTCGCCGCCTATGGCGACAGCGTCTATCCCGATGCCACGTTCACGCTGCGCATCAGCTACGGCAAAGTCGCGGGCTGGAAGGAGCGCGGGCAGGACGTGGCGCCGGTAACCACCATGGGCGGCGCGTTCGCGCGCGCCACGGGGGCCGATCCGTTCGTGCTGGCCAAGGCGTTCGTTGCCAACGAAGCGAAGATCGACAAGTCCACGCCCTATGACTTCGTGACGACCAACGACATCATCGGCGGAAACTCCGGTTCGCCCGTGGTGGACAAGGACGGGGCGGTGATCGGCGCCGCGTTCGATGGCAACATCCATTCGCTGGGCGGCAACTATGGCTACCAGCCCGAAGTGAACCGCACCGTGGTGGTGAGCACGGCGGCGGTGCAGCAGGCGCTGGAAAAGATTTACCCCGCTCCGGCGCTGGTCAGGGAACTTTCCGGCAAGTGA
- a CDS encoding cyclopropane-fatty-acyl-phospholipid synthase family protein: MLLLDRVLRRIIRRGTLTLTEHSGKVRTYGTAEPGWPDLGLRLLDAGVPGYIARHPTLGLAETFMDGRVEIEGGDILDFITFARRNNPWERSGDFEAKGLGGRIVERIVSRIDQINQRTASRRNVAHHYDLGDPLYDLFLDASRQYSCAYWADGVTTLEQAQIAKMDHIAAKLALKPGMRVLDIGCGWGGLALHLHRVAGVEVHGVTLSKEQIAYAKVWADREGVADKVTFGLTDYRDVTGRFDRIVSVGMFEHVGVANFPAFFRKCHDLLADDGVMLLHTIGRSDPPGGTDAFTRKYIFPGGYIPAMSETLAAIEPHKLMLGDIEILRRHYGLTIREWYKRCAANRARIVELYDERFYRMWMFYLAGAATAFEYGGLVNFQFQIMRNRDAVPLTRDYIGRAEAEMRAARDSTSAPDPCEPSALHLPESSLTSAGAG; this comes from the coding sequence ATGCTGCTGCTGGACCGCGTGCTCAGGCGGATCATCCGCCGGGGTACGCTCACCCTCACCGAACATTCCGGCAAGGTGCGCACCTATGGCACGGCGGAACCGGGCTGGCCCGATCTGGGCCTGCGCCTGCTCGACGCCGGCGTGCCGGGCTATATCGCGCGCCACCCCACGCTGGGCCTTGCCGAAACCTTCATGGACGGACGCGTCGAAATCGAGGGCGGCGATATCCTGGACTTCATCACGTTCGCGCGGCGCAACAACCCGTGGGAGCGCTCGGGTGATTTCGAGGCCAAGGGACTGGGCGGCCGGATCGTCGAACGGATCGTCAGCCGGATCGACCAGATCAACCAGCGCACCGCCTCGCGCCGCAACGTGGCGCATCACTATGACCTGGGCGATCCGCTCTATGACCTGTTCCTCGATGCCAGCCGGCAGTATTCCTGCGCCTACTGGGCGGACGGCGTCACCACGTTGGAGCAGGCACAGATCGCCAAGATGGACCACATCGCCGCCAAGCTCGCGCTGAAGCCGGGGATGCGCGTGCTCGACATCGGCTGCGGCTGGGGCGGCCTGGCGCTGCATCTGCACCGGGTGGCCGGCGTCGAAGTCCACGGCGTCACGCTAAGCAAGGAACAGATCGCCTATGCCAAGGTCTGGGCCGATCGCGAGGGCGTGGCGGACAAGGTGACCTTCGGCCTCACCGACTATCGCGACGTCACCGGGCGGTTCGACCGGATCGTCTCGGTCGGCATGTTCGAGCATGTCGGCGTCGCCAACTTCCCCGCCTTCTTCCGCAAGTGCCACGATCTTCTGGCGGACGACGGGGTGATGCTGCTCCACACCATCGGCCGGTCCGATCCGCCGGGCGGCACCGATGCCTTCACCCGGAAATACATCTTCCCCGGCGGCTATATCCCGGCGATGAGCGAGACGCTGGCGGCGATCGAGCCGCACAAGCTGATGCTGGGCGATATCGAGATCCTGCGCCGGCACTATGGCCTGACCATCCGCGAATGGTACAAGCGCTGCGCCGCCAACCGCGCGCGCATCGTCGAACTCTACGACGAGCGGTTCTACCGCATGTGGATGTTCTATCTGGCAGGCGCGGCGACCGCCTTCGAATACGGCGGGCTGGTCAACTTCCAGTTCCAGATCATGCGCAACCGCGATGCCGTGCCGTTGACGCGCGATTATATCGGCAGGGCCGAAGCGGAGATGCGTGCCGCACGCGACAGCACCTCCGCCCCCGATCCCTGTGAACCGTCAGCGCTTCACTTGCCGGAAAGTTCCCTGACCAGCGCCGGAGCGGGGTAA
- the rlmN gene encoding 23S rRNA (adenine(2503)-C(2))-methyltransferase RlmN codes for MTAIPIMPIPGHVDPVPVPREVTPRADGRVDLIGLPRPRIAELFAEAGLDAKAAKLRAKQVFHWLYHRGVTDFDAMTDIAKTMRPWLAERFVIGRPEIVAAQVSSDGTRKWLLQTADGHDFEMVFIPDADRGTLCVSSQVGCTLNCRFCHTGTMRLVRNLTPGEIVGQVMLARDALGEWPKGSMAGLEEDEDERTYTSDGRLLTNIVMMGMGEPLYNFDNVRDALKLVMDGDGLALSKRRITLSTSGVVPMMERCGEEIGVNLAVSLHAVTKDVRDEIVPINRKFGLDQLLQACSDYPGASNARRITFEYVMLKDKNDSDDDARELVRLIRQYKLPAKVNLIPFNPWPGAPYECSTPERIKRFAEIVFEAGISAPVRTPRGRDIDAACGQLKTAAHKMSRAELDRLADEKQAALG; via the coding sequence ATGACAGCCATTCCGATCATGCCGATCCCGGGACACGTCGATCCGGTTCCCGTCCCCCGCGAGGTCACGCCGCGCGCTGACGGGCGCGTCGATCTGATCGGCCTTCCCCGCCCGCGCATCGCCGAACTGTTCGCCGAAGCCGGGCTGGACGCCAAGGCGGCCAAGCTGCGCGCCAAGCAGGTGTTCCACTGGCTGTACCATCGCGGCGTCACTGATTTCGACGCGATGACCGACATCGCCAAGACCATGCGCCCGTGGCTGGCGGAACGCTTCGTCATCGGCCGGCCCGAGATCGTCGCCGCGCAGGTTTCCAGCGACGGCACGCGCAAGTGGCTGCTGCAGACGGCGGACGGCCATGATTTCGAGATGGTGTTCATCCCGGATGCCGACCGGGGCACGCTGTGCGTCTCCAGCCAGGTGGGCTGCACGCTCAACTGCCGCTTCTGCCACACCGGCACAATGCGCCTGGTCCGCAACCTTACGCCGGGCGAGATCGTCGGCCAGGTCATGCTGGCGCGCGATGCGCTGGGCGAATGGCCCAAGGGATCGATGGCGGGCCTCGAAGAAGACGAGGACGAGCGGACTTATACCTCCGACGGGCGCCTGCTAACCAACATCGTGATGATGGGCATGGGCGAACCGCTCTACAACTTCGACAACGTGCGCGATGCGCTGAAGCTGGTGATGGACGGCGACGGCCTCGCCCTGTCGAAGCGGCGCATCACCCTCTCCACCAGCGGCGTGGTGCCGATGATGGAACGGTGCGGCGAGGAAATCGGCGTCAACCTTGCCGTTTCGCTCCATGCCGTGACCAAGGACGTGCGCGACGAGATCGTGCCGATCAACCGCAAGTTCGGTCTGGACCAGCTGCTGCAGGCCTGCTCCGACTACCCCGGCGCCTCCAACGCCCGGCGCATCACGTTCGAATACGTGATGCTGAAGGACAAGAACGACAGCGACGACGACGCCCGCGAGCTCGTCCGCCTGATCCGGCAATACAAGCTGCCCGCGAAGGTCAACCTGATCCCCTTCAACCCCTGGCCCGGCGCGCCCTATGAATGCTCGACGCCAGAGCGGATCAAGCGCTTTGCCGAAATCGTGTTCGAGGCCGGCATCAGCGCGCCCGTGCGCACCCCGCGCGGCCGCGACATCGACGCCGCCTGCGGCCAGCTCAAGACCGCCGCGCATAAGATGAGCCGCGCGGAACTCGACCGGCTGGCGGACGAAAAGCAGGCCGCGCTCGGCTGA
- a CDS encoding DUF4169 family protein, which produces MGDVVNLRLARKAKARDAAQGQAASNRAKFGRTKTEKQRDALEAARAERLLDGALRDTERETD; this is translated from the coding sequence ATGGGCGATGTCGTTAACCTGCGCCTTGCCCGCAAGGCCAAGGCCCGCGATGCGGCGCAGGGGCAGGCGGCGTCCAACCGCGCGAAGTTCGGCCGGACCAAGACGGAAAAGCAGCGCGATGCGCTGGAGGCGGCGCGCGCGGAACGCCTGCTCGATGGAGCGCTACGCGACACCGAGCGCGAGACGGACTGA
- a CDS encoding outer membrane protein: MKTICAILATGTALALAAPASAQEAAPSATFKGPRVGVTLGYDKSRSGSSVDIDNTRNFKQSIDGLLYGGEIGYDVPLGSNLVVGADAELTDSTAKWTAQGARPNTFNLGRVSAGRDVYVGARVGYAMSPKTLLYVKGGYTNARYGVLGSDGTTTLDQRIDLDGYRVGGGLEYAFSPKTFGRIEYRYSHYGKGEFDFGGQTPDSSRFNVDTDRHQIAVTYGLRF; encoded by the coding sequence ATGAAGACTATCTGCGCCATCCTCGCCACCGGCACCGCGCTTGCGCTGGCAGCCCCCGCGTCCGCGCAGGAGGCTGCCCCTTCGGCCACGTTCAAGGGGCCGCGCGTCGGCGTGACCTTGGGCTACGACAAGAGCCGGTCGGGCAGCAGCGTCGACATCGACAATACCCGTAATTTCAAGCAATCGATCGATGGCCTGCTCTATGGTGGCGAGATCGGCTATGACGTGCCGCTGGGCAGCAACCTTGTGGTCGGCGCCGATGCGGAACTGACCGACAGCACCGCGAAGTGGACCGCGCAGGGCGCGCGTCCCAACACGTTCAATCTGGGCCGCGTTTCGGCCGGCCGCGATGTCTATGTCGGCGCGCGGGTCGGTTATGCGATGTCGCCCAAGACGCTGCTCTACGTAAAGGGCGGTTACACCAACGCCCGTTACGGCGTGCTTGGCAGCGACGGCACGACCACGCTGGATCAGCGGATCGACCTCGATGGCTACCGCGTGGGCGGCGGTCTGGAATATGCGTTCAGCCCGAAGACCTTCGGTCGGATCGAATACCGCTATTCGCACTACGGCAAGGGCGAGTTCGATTTCGGCGGCCAGACGCCGGACAGCAGCCGCTTCAACGTGGACACCGACCGTCATCAGATCGCGGTGACCTACGGCCTGCGCTTCTGA
- a CDS encoding phosphoglycerate mutase family protein, protein MKSGRFFIMRHGETVYNASARLQSNHIHTPLTRQGFEQALAMGKALREELGARPPVVLHISETGRALQTAAIIAEALELDWFEARRSNALKEIDMGSWCERRYADVEAEEGPVILADHLLRPAPDGEDYPAIASRLECWLDAIEYEGLTDGRDHIVVMHGISSRVLRGMMAGYPVHPDHGVPIAPSLVQGSVALIEGGRERVLFGAERGIEHA, encoded by the coding sequence ATGAAATCCGGCCGCTTCTTCATCATGCGCCACGGCGAAACGGTGTACAACGCCTCCGCCCGGCTCCAGTCCAACCACATTCATACCCCGTTGACGCGGCAGGGATTCGAACAGGCGCTGGCCATGGGCAAGGCGCTGCGCGAGGAACTGGGTGCGCGGCCGCCGGTGGTGCTGCACATCTCGGAAACCGGGCGCGCGCTGCAGACCGCGGCGATCATCGCCGAGGCGCTGGAACTCGACTGGTTCGAGGCGCGCCGGTCGAACGCGCTCAAGGAAATCGACATGGGATCGTGGTGCGAACGCCGCTACGCCGATGTGGAAGCGGAGGAAGGGCCGGTGATCCTGGCCGATCACCTGCTGCGCCCCGCCCCCGATGGCGAGGACTATCCGGCCATCGCCAGCCGACTGGAATGCTGGCTGGACGCGATCGAGTACGAAGGGCTCACCGACGGGCGCGATCACATCGTGGTGATGCACGGCATCTCCAGCCGCGTGCTGCGCGGGATGATGGCCGGCTATCCGGTCCACCCCGATCATGGCGTGCCGATCGCGCCGTCGCTGGTGCAGGGCTCGGTGGCGCTGATCGAAGGCGGCCGGGAACGGGTACTGTTCGGCGCCGAACGCGGAATCGAGCACGCCTGA
- a CDS encoding GreA/GreB family elongation factor: MKPDGNPITPAGLAALRARYDHLLGTERPQIVEVVSWAAGNGDRSENGDYLYGRKRMREIDRELAWLARRMKASRVVDPARQEDRSRVLFGATTEIADEDDNRKVLTLVGDDEQDASAGRIGWSAPIARALRGARVGDLRVVRLPGGEKEWEIVSISYPDPA, encoded by the coding sequence ATGAAACCAGACGGCAATCCCATAACCCCCGCCGGCCTCGCCGCCCTGCGCGCGCGGTACGATCATCTGCTCGGCACCGAACGCCCGCAGATCGTCGAGGTGGTGAGCTGGGCCGCCGGCAACGGGGACCGGTCCGAGAACGGGGACTACCTCTACGGCCGCAAGCGGATGCGCGAGATCGATCGTGAACTGGCGTGGCTGGCGCGGCGGATGAAGGCTTCGCGCGTGGTCGATCCCGCCAGGCAGGAGGACCGTTCGCGCGTGCTGTTCGGCGCCACGACCGAGATTGCGGACGAGGACGACAACCGCAAGGTGCTGACGCTGGTGGGCGATGACGAGCAGGACGCGAGCGCCGGCCGGATCGGCTGGAGCGCTCCGATCGCCCGTGCCCTGCGCGGCGCACGGGTTGGCGATCTGCGCGTGGTGCGTCTGCCCGGCGGCGAGAAGGAGTGGGAAATCGTCTCCATCTCCTACCCTGATCCCGCCTGA
- the aqpZ gene encoding aquaporin Z: protein MIKRLAAEGFGTFWLVFGGCGSAVLAAAFPQLGIGFAGVALAFGLTVLTMAYAVGGISGGHFNPAVSLGLAVAGRFGWKDLIPYWIAQVLGAVIAAAALYAIASGKSGFEAGGFASNGYGALSPGGYSLQSALLIEMILTAGFLIVILGSTSSAVPAGFAPIAIGLALTLIHLISIPVTNTSVNPARSTGVAFVATTDALHQLWLFWVAPLAGAAIGGLIWKTLLTTSD, encoded by the coding sequence ATGATCAAGAGACTGGCGGCCGAGGGATTCGGCACGTTCTGGCTGGTGTTCGGCGGGTGCGGATCGGCCGTGCTGGCCGCCGCCTTCCCCCAACTCGGCATCGGCTTCGCCGGCGTGGCGCTGGCGTTCGGGCTGACGGTGCTGACCATGGCCTATGCCGTGGGCGGCATTTCAGGCGGGCATTTCAACCCGGCGGTGTCGCTGGGCCTCGCCGTGGCCGGGCGCTTCGGCTGGAAAGACCTGATCCCCTACTGGATCGCGCAAGTGCTGGGCGCGGTGATCGCGGCGGCCGCGCTCTATGCCATCGCCAGCGGCAAGTCCGGCTTCGAGGCGGGCGGCTTCGCCTCCAACGGCTATGGCGCGCTTTCGCCCGGCGGCTATTCGCTGCAGTCGGCGCTGCTGATCGAGATGATCCTGACCGCGGGCTTCCTCATCGTGATCCTGGGATCGACGTCCTCCGCCGTTCCGGCCGGCTTCGCGCCGATCGCGATCGGCCTCGCGCTCACGCTGATCCACCTGATCTCGATCCCGGTGACCAACACCTCGGTCAACCCGGCGCGGTCGACGGGCGTCGCCTTCGTCGCCACCACCGACGCGCTGCACCAGCTCTGGCTGTTCTGGGTGGCGCCGCTGGCAGGCGCGGCGATCGGCGGGCTGATCTGGAAGACGCTGCTGACCACGTCGGACTGA